AAGGAGATCAAGGAGTGGACTGCCATCCGCCCCCTATCGCAATGAGGGGGGATCGGGGGTATCTGTACACACTTCTCTCTCTATACTCTGTACGCACATAAACCTCAGAAACGCTCCCCTTCTGCGGCCGGATCATTTCCACCACCCTGGTGCAAATCAGGTGCGAAGGTGGAAGGGTCGGCCGCCGCCGATCCTCCTCACCCCAAAAAAAAGTTTCAGATCCGCTTCCAGATATACGCAATCCTCTGGATAGCGGTGTAGTGGCCGAAGACCCCGAAGAAGACTAGGAGCCAGCCGAGGTACGGCAGTCCATAGACCATCGTCCCGAGGACGAGGTCGAGGACGCCGGCGATCATGAGGAGGACAAGCCTGTCGGCACGACCGAGGACACCGCCGTAGTAGCGGCCGACACCGAGGGCCTGTGCCTGCGTGCCCATGTACGAGGACATCAGGACGCCCGTGAGGGCAAAGACCCCGATCTCCCACGAGGCCGCACCCCCGGCAAAGATGCCGGTGATGATGACGATGTCTGCGTAGCGGTCGGAGACATGGTCGATGAAGTCGCCGCGCAGACTTGCGATCTTGAGTTCCCGGGCGAGGGCACCGTCCAGCGCGTCAAAGACGGCGTTGACCGCCACGAGGACGATGGCGACGGCGAGCATCCCTTCATAGAAGGCGAGGCCGGCCGCAAAGGCGGCGAGGAGAGCGCCGACAGAGAAGAAGTTCGGCGTCAGGCGGAGGGCCCTGGCCGCGGCGACCGCCGGCGTGAGGAGGCCGGCGACATAGGGGCGGAAGCGGTCGAGGGTCATAGCCCCTCCAGCAGGTACGCCGACCAGTCGAACGAACCCGACGAGGGAGGCACAGTCCCGGCGGCAAAGCCCGTGATGAGATCGGCGGCCTCGTTGGGGGGGACAGTCGTCGTGTCGATCTCAAGCACCCGGTCCCGCTCAAAGGTCTCCAGAGTCTCGACAAGGATCACGTCGAGAGCCTCGGCCTCCGCGTTCTCCCGCACCTTCGCCCCGGCATAGCCGCGGGCCACGAGGCGCGTCTCAAGAACGTCGGGCCTGCACCTGAGGACGACGACACGGTCGCAGGGGAGGAGGTGGGCGAGGTGGCCCTCGACAAAACCGTCTACCGGTGTGAACGCCGCCGCCCATGCCTCCTCGTCCACGATCTTCGTATCGCGCGCAGGGTCGTCGCCAAGGACAAACGGCCCCACCGTCTCGCCGGCGCGGACGACCATATGGCCGCGGCTCTCCAGGATCCCGGCGATGGTGCTCTTCCCCGTGCCCGGCGTACCGGTAATGCCGATCATCATAGTCCTGCAATCCCGCGTAGAAACAGTTCGTTCTCCCAGTCAGCCCCGATGCTGACCCTGATATAGTGGTCCTCAAGGCCCGGGAAACTCCGGCACGACCGAACAATCACACCGCGGGCGGCGAGGCGCTCCATCGCCTCATCACCGGTGAGAGGTGCGACGTCGACGAGGATAAAGTTCGCGTCCGACGGCGTCACAGGCAGGGGGATCTCGGCCATGAACCGGTCCCTCCACCCCCTGACATGCGCAACCGCCTCGCGGATGTGCGCCTGATCGGCGAGGGCCGCACCAGCCGCCGCAAGGGCGACGGTGTTCACGGCAAAGGGCGTGGAAGCACTGTCCAGGTGGGGGAGGAGGCGGTCGGGGACAAAGGCGTACCCGAAGCGGAGACCTGCCAGGGAATAGGCCTTCGACATGGTCCGCCCCTCGATGAGATTGTCGTACTCCTTCATCAGGGGGCGGTAGTCGATATCGGAGAACTCGATATAGGCGTTGTCCAGGAAGAGGAGGCAGTCGATGCCGTCAAGGATCTCCCGCACCGTCTCGACGGGGACGGCGTTTCCGGTCGGGTTGTTCGGCGTGCAGAGGAAGGCGAGTTTCGCGCCGCGACACGCCTCGATGAAACGTCCGGCATCGGCCGAGAAGTCAGGTTCCCGCGGGACGTTCACGACCTCCGCACCCTGCGCCGCCGCCGCAAGACCGTAGAAGGAGAAGGTCGGGGTGGAGACGACGACGCGGTCGCCGGGGTCGACCACCGTCCGCATGACAGTCTCGATCACGCCGTCCATCCCGTTGCCGATGATGAACGCATGATCCCCGTGGACCGCCTTCAGCGCCCTGAAGACGGCGTCGGGGTGGCCGGCAGGGTATCGGTTCCCCTCCTTCAGGGCGGCGAGGCCGGCGGCGACCGCCGCATCAGACGGCGGGAACGGGTTTTCGTTGCTGGCCAGGCGGGCGACGCGGTCAAGCCCGTTCTCGCGGGCGATCTCCTCCGCGCTCTTTGCGAAGACGTACCCGCCGGCCGCGGCGTACTGCCGTCTAACGAAGCGCGGCATTGATGACCCCGACGGCCGTATCGATCTCCTCGTCCGAGATCACCAGAGGCGGGACCAGGCGGATGTTCCCGTCTGCCGCACAGTTGATCAGGACGCTGTGCTCGGCACAGTACGCCTGCACGGCAGGACAGCGCTCGCCGAGGGTGAAACCGATCATGAGGCCGTGCACCCTGGGGTTGTGGGCGGCAAGGCCGCGGGCAAAGCGGTCAGACTTCTCCGGGATCGACGGGAGAAGTCCTTCGATGACACCGATCGTCGCACGGGCCGCGGCGCAGGCGAGAGGGCCACCGGCGAAGGTGCTGCCGTGCTCGCTCTTCTTGAACTCAAGGCCCTCGCGGGCGACAAGAGCGCCCATGGGGAAACCACTCGCAATACCCTTCGCGATCGTGACGATGTCGGGCACCGCCTTCGTGTGCTGGAAGGCGAACCACTTTCCGGTCCTGCCCATTCCGGTCTGGACCTCGTCGACGATCATCAGGGCGCCCTTCCTGTCGCAGACATCCCTGATACCCTCAAGGAAACCGTCGGGTGCGGGGATGACGCCGGCCTCGCCCTGGATCGCCTCGACGATCACGCCCGCGGTGTCGGCGTCCACCGCCTTCTCCAGGGCGTCGAGATCGCCGTACTCGACGAAGGTGCAGGCCGGTTCGAGGGGCTCGAAGGGTTCGCGGATATTCGGCTTGAAGGTGACAGCAAGCGACCCCAGCGTCCGCCCGTGGAAACTGTGGGTAAAGGAGACAAACTTCTTCCTGCCGGTTGCAAGGCGGGCGAGTTTCAGCGCACCCTCGTTTGCCTCGGCCCCCGAGTTCGAGAAGAAGGCCTTGCCGTTTTTGAAACCGGAGATCTCGACGACCTTCTCGGCGAGTTCGGCCTGGTGCGGCACATAGTAGAGGTTCGAGCAGTGGATCAGGTCCTGCGCCTGCGAACAGATCGCCTCCACCACCGCGGGGTGGCAGTGGCCAGTGCTGCAGACGGCGATCCCGGCCACGCAGTCGATATACTCCTTCCCGTCCGCATCCCAGACATGTGCCCCCTTTCCGCGCACGATCTCGATCGCGCGCGAGAAGGCGGGCATGTAGTAGCGGGCGTCCAGTTCACGATAATTCTGTGATAACTTCATGTTTCTGTCGCCTCACTCATATTCGATAGTCGCAGGGGGCTTGGGGGTGATGTCGTAGACGACCCTGGAGACCTCCGCGATCTCCGAGGTGATCCGGCCGGCGATCTCGGTGAGCACCCCGAACGGCACCTCCAGCGGGTCGGCGGTCATGCCGTCGCGGGAGTTCACCGCCCTGATGGCGACGACCCAGCCGAAGCACCTTATGTCGCCCTTGACACCGGTCCCCCGGCCAAGGAGAGCGGCGAAGCACTGCCACGGCTGGTAGCGCTCCACCAGTTCCTCCTCGACGATGGCGTTCGCCTCGCGGGCGACCGCGATCTTCTCGGGCGTGACCTCGCCGAGGACGCGGACCGCAAGGCCCGGACCCGGGAAGGGCATCCTCTGCTGGATCTCGGCCGGCAGACCGACGGCCCCGGCAACCTCCCGCACCTCGTCCTTGTACAGGTCACGGAGAGGTTCGATGACCTTCTCGAAGAGCATGTCGATGGGCATGCCGCCGACATTGTGGTGGCTCTTGATCCCGCCCTCGCTCTCGATCCTGTCAGGGTAGATCGTCCCCTGGAGGAGGTACTTCGCACCCGTCGCCTTTGCCTCGCGCTCGAAGATCCGCACAAACTTCTCGCCGATGGCCTTCCTCTTCTCTTCGGGGTCGGTGATCCCCTTCAGGGCCGCGAAAAACTCGTCGGCCGCATTGACCCTCTTCAGCCCGAGGTCGCAGAAGAGTTCGCAGATCCGCTCGCTCTCGCCCTTCCTCATCAGACCGGTGTCCACATAGATGGGGATCAGGTTCTTCCCGATCGCGCGGCTTGCAAGCACTGCGCACACCGACGAATCGACACCGCCGGAGAGGGCGACGACAACCTTCTCGTCCCCGGCCTCCCGCTTGATCTCCTCGATCGCGGTCTCGATGAACTTCTCTACCTTCACCATTGCACTTCCTCTACTGTTTTATCTCTTTATTTTCCCTGCACGCGTTCACGAAGCCGAGGTACGGCGGCGACGGCCGTGTCGGTCTCGACCTGAATTCAGGATGGAACTGGGTCGCAAAGAAGAACGGGTGGCCAGGCAGTTCCAGGATCTCCATCCTGTTCCCGTTCTTCCCGGAGAAGACCAGACCCGCCGTCTTGATCTCCTCGATATACTCGGGGTTCACCTCGTACCGGTGGCGGTGGCGCTCGACGATCCCGGTCTTCCCATAGAGGTCCCAGGCCGTCGTGCCGGTCGCCACATCGACCTGACAGTCGCCAAGACGCATCGTCCCGCCGAGGTCTTTCACCTCTTCCTGCTCGGGCAGGATGGCGATGACCTGCGTGCCAGGCCCGAACTCCTCCGAGATGGCGTCCTTGTAGCCGAGGACGTCACGGGCGAACTCGACGACCGCCATCTGGAAACCAAGGCAGATGCCGAGGAAGGGTATCCGGTTCTCCCGTGCATACTGGATAGCGCGGATCTTGCCCGGGACGCCCCGCGAACCGAACCCGCCCGGCACAAGGATGCCGTCGAGTTCGGCAAGGTCATGGTCGTCGAAGGTCTCGGCGTCCAGCCACCGGATCCGCACCTCTGTCGAGAGGGCGCGGCCGGCATGCTTCAGCGCCTCCTTGATCGAGAGATAGACATCCTCGATCCCGTACTTGGTCACGATCCCGATCGTCGCCCTGTTCGTGTACTCGGCCGTCACCGTGTGGTACCACTCGGAGTCCACGCCGCGCTTTTCCAGGCCGAGAGTGTCGAGAATGACGTTTGCGATCCCCTCTTTTTCAAGTTCCATCGGCACCTGGTAGATGTCGGGTGCGTCGGCCGCACTGATGACCGCGCTGATCGGGACATCGCAGAAGTCGGAGATCTTCCGCCTGGAATGGCCGGGCAGGACGCGGTCGCTCCTGCAGACGATGATGTCCGGCCGCAGACCGAGTTCACGCAGCGCTTTGACCGAGTGCTGGGTCGGTTTGGTCTTGAGGTCGCCCATCGTGTCTGCCGGGACCAGGGTCACGTGGACGAGTGCGGTGTCCTGTGCCGGGAGTTCGCCGCGCATCTGCCGCACCGCTTCCAGGAACGGCATGCTCTCGATATCGCCGACTGTCCCGCCGACCTCGACGAGGCAGACCTCGGCCTTGTGACCGTGGTTCTCAAAGGCCTCGGCCGTCTTTGCGATGTGGCCCTTGATCTCGTCGGTGATGTGCGGGATGATCTGAACCGTGCTGCCGAGGAAGTCGCCGTGACGCTCTTTCTCGATAACAGTCTTGTAGATCTTTCCGGTCGTGATGTTGTGGGGCCGCGTCAGTTCGATGTCGAGAAACCGCTCATAGTTGCCGAGGTCGAGGTCGACTTCGCCGCCGTCGCTGAGCACGAAGACCTCGCCGTGCTGGGCGGGGTTCATCGTGCCTGCATCGATGTTCAGGTAGGGATCAATCTTGATGGCCGTGACCTGGTAGCCCCGGTTCTTGAGGATCCTCCCTATCGATGCCGCAGTAATGCCTTTGCCAAGGCCGCTCATTACGCCGCCAGTAACGAATATATACTTCAAAACAAATTCCCCGCGGATCTCGTCGTATACAAATATATCTCACCGGAGGATTATAGTTGTAGTGGAGGGGGAGAGGAGAAGCCCGGCACAGACTGAACCGCATTTCTCCAGGTATCCTCTAAAGGTAGGAGATATTCCTTTTCTGTTTGTCCTGTTCACGACTTCTGCCCCATGACTGCAAAGGAGGCGGTCGTCCGCGCGAGCAGGGCGCCGTCGGCGCCGGTGAGTTCGCCCTCGGCAAAGGCGACGGCATGACCTTTTCTGACGACACGGCCCGTTGCCCTGACGGTGCCGTCCCGCACCCCCTTGAAATACTGCGTCGTCTCGGAGATCGTGGCGAT
This window of the Methanofollis ethanolicus genome carries:
- a CDS encoding CDP-alcohol phosphatidyltransferase family protein, giving the protein MTLDRFRPYVAGLLTPAVAAARALRLTPNFFSVGALLAAFAAGLAFYEGMLAVAIVLVAVNAVFDALDGALARELKIASLRGDFIDHVSDRYADIVIITGIFAGGAASWEIGVFALTGVLMSSYMGTQAQALGVGRYYGGVLGRADRLVLLMIAGVLDLVLGTMVYGLPYLGWLLVFFGVFGHYTAIQRIAYIWKRI
- a CDS encoding adenylate kinase family protein; translation: MMIGITGTPGTGKSTIAGILESRGHMVVRAGETVGPFVLGDDPARDTKIVDEEAWAAAFTPVDGFVEGHLAHLLPCDRVVVLRCRPDVLETRLVARGYAGAKVRENAEAEALDVILVETLETFERDRVLEIDTTTVPPNEAADLITGFAAGTVPPSSGSFDWSAYLLEGL
- the hisC gene encoding histidinol-phosphate transaminase, with product MPRFVRRQYAAAGGYVFAKSAEEIARENGLDRVARLASNENPFPPSDAAVAAGLAALKEGNRYPAGHPDAVFRALKAVHGDHAFIIGNGMDGVIETVMRTVVDPGDRVVVSTPTFSFYGLAAAAQGAEVVNVPREPDFSADAGRFIEACRGAKLAFLCTPNNPTGNAVPVETVREILDGIDCLLFLDNAYIEFSDIDYRPLMKEYDNLIEGRTMSKAYSLAGLRFGYAFVPDRLLPHLDSASTPFAVNTVALAAAGAALADQAHIREAVAHVRGWRDRFMAEIPLPVTPSDANFILVDVAPLTGDEAMERLAARGVIVRSCRSFPGLEDHYIRVSIGADWENELFLRGIAGL
- a CDS encoding aspartate aminotransferase family protein, whose product is MKLSQNYRELDARYYMPAFSRAIEIVRGKGAHVWDADGKEYIDCVAGIAVCSTGHCHPAVVEAICSQAQDLIHCSNLYYVPHQAELAEKVVEISGFKNGKAFFSNSGAEANEGALKLARLATGRKKFVSFTHSFHGRTLGSLAVTFKPNIREPFEPLEPACTFVEYGDLDALEKAVDADTAGVIVEAIQGEAGVIPAPDGFLEGIRDVCDRKGALMIVDEVQTGMGRTGKWFAFQHTKAVPDIVTIAKGIASGFPMGALVAREGLEFKKSEHGSTFAGGPLACAAARATIGVIEGLLPSIPEKSDRFARGLAAHNPRVHGLMIGFTLGERCPAVQAYCAEHSVLINCAADGNIRLVPPLVISDEEIDTAVGVINAALR
- the guaA gene encoding glutamine-hydrolyzing GMP synthase, whose protein sequence is MVKVEKFIETAIEEIKREAGDEKVVVALSGGVDSSVCAVLASRAIGKNLIPIYVDTGLMRKGESERICELFCDLGLKRVNAADEFFAALKGITDPEEKRKAIGEKFVRIFEREAKATGAKYLLQGTIYPDRIESEGGIKSHHNVGGMPIDMLFEKVIEPLRDLYKDEVREVAGAVGLPAEIQQRMPFPGPGLAVRVLGEVTPEKIAVAREANAIVEEELVERYQPWQCFAALLGRGTGVKGDIRCFGWVVAIRAVNSRDGMTADPLEVPFGVLTEIAGRITSEIAEVSRVVYDITPKPPATIEYE
- a CDS encoding CTP synthase, whose amino-acid sequence is MKYIFVTGGVMSGLGKGITAASIGRILKNRGYQVTAIKIDPYLNIDAGTMNPAQHGEVFVLSDGGEVDLDLGNYERFLDIELTRPHNITTGKIYKTVIEKERHGDFLGSTVQIIPHITDEIKGHIAKTAEAFENHGHKAEVCLVEVGGTVGDIESMPFLEAVRQMRGELPAQDTALVHVTLVPADTMGDLKTKPTQHSVKALRELGLRPDIIVCRSDRVLPGHSRRKISDFCDVPISAVISAADAPDIYQVPMELEKEGIANVILDTLGLEKRGVDSEWYHTVTAEYTNRATIGIVTKYGIEDVYLSIKEALKHAGRALSTEVRIRWLDAETFDDHDLAELDGILVPGGFGSRGVPGKIRAIQYARENRIPFLGICLGFQMAVVEFARDVLGYKDAISEEFGPGTQVIAILPEQEEVKDLGGTMRLGDCQVDVATGTTAWDLYGKTGIVERHRHRYEVNPEYIEEIKTAGLVFSGKNGNRMEILELPGHPFFFATQFHPEFRSRPTRPSPPYLGFVNACRENKEIKQ